In Stigmatopora nigra isolate UIUO_SnigA chromosome 11, RoL_Snig_1.1, whole genome shotgun sequence, the following proteins share a genomic window:
- the pou3f3a gene encoding POU domain, class 3, transcription factor 3-A: MIWGMATATSSPYLASSRILSGAVPPHSERRGGVMQPASGGGGGTVSSSVSSSAFRGDPSLKMSQTDFMQGATMVSSNGGHMLSHAHQWVTSLPHAAAAAAAAAAAAAAVGAAWPAGSQPQDVKRGVGREELLLHSGTTAGALHHRGGGGAHLGSHQAHPGGWGSSINISEGQTQPHQHQTQQSLVYSQPAATAAAAAFTVNGMLSAQSLMHPSALVRGDSPELDHPPHHQQQHHHHHHHHHHPHPHHQNQHQHHQASHPHLTHQHQHQHPQQEVHSDEDTPTSDDLEHFAKQFKQRRIKLGFTQADVGLALGTLYGNVFSQTTICRFEALQLSFKNMCKLKPLLNKWLEEADSSTGSPAGVDKMATQGRKRKKRTSIEVSVKGALESHFLKCPKPSAQEINGLADTLQLEKEVVRVWFCNRRQKEKRMTPPGLPRSPDNSAYSQVGDTPPPSIDCKRMYGET, from the coding sequence ATGATTTGGGGAATGGCCACAGCCACGTCCAGTCCGTACCTCGCCAGCAGCCGGATTCTGAGCGGCGCCGTGCCGCCCCATTCTGAGCGGAGAGGCGGCGTCATGCAACCGgcgagcggcggcggtggcggcacgGTCTCATCCTCCGTATCTTCCAGCGCCTTCCGGGGTGACCCATCCCTCAAAATGTCACAGACCGACTTCATGCAAGGCGCCACCATGGTCTCCAGCAACGGAGGTCACATGCTGAGCCACGCCCACCAATGGGTGACCTCGCTTCCCCACGCGGCGGCCGCGGCTGCCGCTGCtgcggcggcggccgccgcgGTGGGAGCCGCTTGGCCGGCCGGCTCTCAGCCCCAGGATGTGAAGAGAGGTGTCGGCCGAGAggagctcctcctccactcggGCACTACCGCCGGCGCTCTGCACCACCGTGGCGGCGGTGGGGCGCACTTGGGGAGCCACCAGGCACACCCTGGCGGCTGGGGGAGCTCCATCAACATCAGCGAGGGTCAAACCCAGCCTCACCAGCATCAAACACAGCAGAGCTTGGTCTACTCGCAGCCGGCCGCCACCGCCGCGGCCGCCGCTTTCACCGTTAACGGGATGCTGAGCGCCCAAAGCCTGATGCACCCTTCCGCGTTGGTCCGTGGGGACTCCCCAGAGTTGGATCACCCTCCTcaccaccagcagcagcatcaccatcaccaccaccatcaccaccatccTCATCCTCACCACCAGAACCAGCATCAGCACCATCAAGCCAGCCACCCTCATCTCACACATCAACACCAACACCAGCACCCTCAGCAGGAGGTCCACTCAGACGAAGACACCCCGACTTCAGACGACCTGGAGCACTTTGCTAAGCAGTTCAAGCAACGCCGCATCAAGCTAGGCTTCACCCAGGCCGACGTGGGGCTAGCTCTAGGCACCCTGTACGGCAACGTCTTCTCGCAAACCACCATCTGCCGCTTCGAGGCGCTGCAACTGAGCTTCAAGAACATGTGCAAACTAAAGCCACTACTCAACAAGTGGCTGGAGGAAGCCGACTCCAGCACAGGGAGCCCGGCCGGCGTAGACAAGATGGCCACGCAGGGTCGCAAGAGGAAGAAGCGTACGTCCATCGAAGTGAGCGTGAAGGGCGCCCTGGAGAGCCACTTCCTCAAGTGTCCCAAACCCTCGGCGCAGGAGATCAACGGGCTGGCCGACACGCTGCAGCTGGAGAAGGAGGTGGTGCGCGTTTGGTTCTGTAACCGCAGGCAGAAGGAGAAGCGCATGACGCCGCCCGGATTGCCGCGCAGCCCCGACAACTCGGCCTACTCGCAGGTGGGCGACACGCCGCCGCCCTCTATAGACTGCAAGAGGATGTACGGCGAAACGTGA